In the Oryza glaberrima chromosome 6, OglaRS2, whole genome shotgun sequence genome, one interval contains:
- the LOC127777931 gene encoding heparanase-like protein 3 isoform X1 has product MEMRRFLGGLCFLALLRLGGAAEAVVGVAGVDGRRAIAATDEDFVCATMDWWPPDKCDYGTCSWGLASLLNLDLSNKILLNAIRAFSPLKLRLGGSLQDKLVYGTGDGGGPCAPFVKNTSEMFGFTQGCLPLHRWDELNAFFQKSGARIVFGLNALNGRVPLPDGSMGGPWDYTNAASLIRYTASKGYKIHGWELGNELSGSGVGTKVGADQYAADVIALKSLVDTIYQGNPSKPLVLAPGGFFDAGWFTEVIVKTRPNLLNVVTHHIYNLGPGVDTHLIEKILNPSYLDGMVSTFSNLQGILKSAGTSAVAWVGESGGAYNSGRHLVTDSFVLSFWFLDQLGMSAKYDTKSYCRQSLIGGNYGLLNKETFQPNPDYYSALLWHRLMGTKVLSATFNGTNMIRAYAHCAKDSPGITLLLINLSGNTTSQVSVTSEGAHANTVKKHSRKTRHLAAGSMREEYHLTAKDGSLQSQVMLLNGRALVADENGEIPRLEPVKVDAAQPIAVAPYSIVFAHIHNFPAPACS; this is encoded by the exons ATGGAGATGAGGCGGTTTCTTGGTGGGCTATGCTTCTTGGCTCTGCTGCGGCtgggcggcgccgcggaggcggtggtCGGGGTCGCCGGCGTTGACGGGCGGcgcgccattgccgccaccgACGAGGACTTCGTGTGCGCGACGATGGACTGGTGGCCGCCGGACAAGTGCGACTACGGCACCTGCAGCTGGggcctcgcctccctcctcaaCCTG GATCTCTCCAACAAAATCTTGCTCAATGCCATTCGAG cctTCTCGCCGTTGAAGCTGCGGCTGGGCGGGTCGCTGCAGGACAAGCTGGTGTAcggcaccggcgacggcggagggccGTGCGCGCCGTTCGTCAAGAACACGTCGGAGATGTTCGGCTTCACGCAGGGATGCCTGCCTCTCCACCGGTGGGACGAGCTCAACGCCTTCTTCCAAAAATCCGG CGCGAGAATCGTGTTCGGGCTGAACGCTCTCAACGGCCGGGTTCCGTTGCCGGATGGGTCGATGGGAGGGCCATGGGATTACACCAATGCTGCATCGCTGATTCGTTACACCGCGAGCAAGGGTTACAAAATTCATGGATGGGAGCTTG GAAATGAACTCAGTGGCAGTGGAGTTGGAACAAAAGTTGGGGCTGACCAATATGCTGCAGATGTGATTGCACTGAAATCACTAGTTGACACTATCTACCAAGGCAATCCATCAAAGCCACTTGTTCTTGCTCCTGGAGGTTTCTTTGATGCAGGCTGGTTTACTGAAGTTATAGTCAAAACCAGGCCAAACCTACTGAATGTGGTCACCCATCACATCTACAACTTAGGGCCAG GAGTGGACACACATCTGATTGAGAAGATCCTGAATCCATCTTATCTTGATGGAATGGTGAGCACATTCAGCAATCTTCAGGGGATACTGAAATCTGCCGGGACTTCGGCTGTCGCATGGGTCGGAGAGTCCGGAGGCGCGTACAACAGCGGCCGCCATCTTGTTACCGATTCATTTGTGTTAAGTTTCTG GTTTTTGGATCAGCTTGGGATGTCAGCAAAGTATGACACGAAGAGTTACTGCAGACAAAGTTTGATTGGTGGCAACTATGGCCTGCTAAACAAAGAAACATTCCAACCAAATCCTGACTATTACAG CGCTCTACTATGGCATCGCCTCATGGGAACCAAAGTTCTATCTGCAACATTCAATGGCACCAACATGATTCGCGCTTATGCGCATTGCGCAAAAGATTCT CCAGGAATAACACTACTGCTGATCAACCTCAGTGGCAACACCACAAGCCAAGTTTCAGTGACAAGTGAAGGTGCTCATGCAAACACTGTGAAGAAGCATAGCAGAAAGACCAGGCATCTTGCAGCTGGATCAATGAGAGAAGAATACCATCTTACTGCCAAAGATGGCAGCTTGCAGAGCCAAGTGATGCTGCTGAATGGCAGGGCATTGGTTGCTGATGAAAATGGGGAAATCCCTAGGCTGGAGCCTGTCAAAGTGGATGCAGCACAGCCAATAGCTGTGGCTCCTTACTCCATTGTGTTTGCTCACATACACAATTTCCCTGCCCCTGCATGTAGTTAG
- the LOC127777092 gene encoding uncharacterized protein LOC127777092, whose amino-acid sequence MDWYAWLCRAGLHPDVAFEYARLFARNELAADDLRHLDHGLLATMGVPIAKHRLEILKLARRESPPSSSSSSSLAAVRLPWRATRLLAAAARRAALSLAARLRSVARRDRAAVAVAPRPPPPPQLWKPPRARAPPPPSATRNGGRKMALLRHLSKPMLTNHSSGGGGGGKRTRTTNGAATTYKAAAPAAASAAAAAITGCFAAKPDAYSYSDDEFDLYDDGEDMRWESMFQDLKPT is encoded by the coding sequence atgGACTGGTACGCGTGGCTGTGCAGGGCGGGGCTCCACCCGGACGTGGCGTTCGAGTACGCGCGCCTCTTCGCGCGcaacgagctcgccgccgacgacctccgccaCCTCGACCACGGCCTCCTCGCCACCATGGGCGTCCCCATCGCCAAGCACCGCCTCGAGATCCTCAAGCTCGCCAGGAGGGAGAGccccccgtcgtcgtcgtcgtcgtcctccctcgccgccgtccgcctcccGTGGCGCGCCACcaggctgctcgccgccgccgcgcgccgcgccgcgctctcCCTGGCCGCCCGCCTCCGCTCCGTCGCGCGCCGCGACagggccgccgtcgccgtcgcgccgcgcccgccgccgccgccgcagctgtgGAAGCCGCCCCgcgctcgcgcgccgccgccgccgtccgcgacgCGGAACGGCGGCAGGAAGATGGCGCTGCTGAGGCACCTCAGCAAGCCCATGCTCACCAACcactccagcggcggcggcggcggcgggaagaggacgaggacgaccaacggcgcggcgacgacctacaaggccgccgcccccgccgccgcgtcggcggcggcggcggcgataacCGGCTGCTTCGCCGCAAAACCCGACGCCTACAGCTACAGCGACGACGAATTCGATCTatacgacgacggcgaggacatGCGATGGGAGTCCATGTTCCAAGATCTCAAGCCCACATAA
- the LOC127777930 gene encoding pyrophosphate-energized vacuolar membrane proton pump, which translates to MAILSALGTEVFIPVAAAVGVAFAVAQWLLVARVKVNPAHAAAAAASGGSKNGGYGDYLIEEEEGLNDHNVVVKCHEIQTAISEGATSFLFTEYQYVGIFMSIFAVVIFLFLGSVEGFSTKSQPCTYSKDKYCKPALFNALFSTASFLLGAITSLVSGYLGMKIATFANARTTLEARKGVGKAFIIAFRSGAVMGFLLASSGLVVLYIAINVFKLYYGDDWEGLFESITGYGLGGSSMALFGRVGGGIYTKAADVGADLVGKVERNIPEDDPRNPAVIADNVGDNVGDIAGMGSDLFGSYAESSCAALVVASISSFGINHDFTGMCYPLLVSSVGIIVCLITTLFATDFFEIKAVKEIEPALKKQLIISTALMTVGIAIISWLALPAKFTIFNFGAQKEVTNWGLFFCVAIGLWAGLIIGFVTEYYTSNAYSPVQDVADSCRTGAATNVIFGLALGYKSVIIPIFAIAVSIYVSFSIAAMYGIAVAALGMLSTIATGLAIDAYGPISDNAGGIAEMAGMSHRIRERTDALDAAGNTTAAIGKGFAIGSAALVSLALFGAFVSRAGVKVVDVLSPKVFIGLIVGAMLPYWFSAMTMKSVGSAALKMVEEVRRQFNSIPGLMEGTGKPDYATCVKISTDASIKEMIPPGALVMLTPLIVGTLFGVETLSGVLAGALVSGVQIAISASNTGGAWDNAKKYIEAGASEHARTLGPKGSDCHKAAVIGDTIGDPLKDTSGPSLNILIKLMAVESLVFAPFFATHGGLLFKWF; encoded by the exons atggcgatcCTCTCGGCGCTCGGGACCGAGGTGTTCATCCccgtcgcggccgccgtcggcgtcgcgttcgccgtcgcgcAGTGGCTGCTCGTCGCGCGGGTGAAGGTCAACccggcgcacgcggcggcggccgcggcgtcggggGGGAGCAAGAACGGCGGGTACGGGGACTACctcatcgaggaggaggaggggctcaACGACCACAACGTCGTCGTCAAGTGCCACGAGATCCAGACCGCCATCTCCGAAG GAGCAACATCATTTCTCTTCACGGAGTACCAATATGTTGGTATCTTCATGTCAATCTTCGCTGTCGTGATCTTCCTCTTCCTTGGTTCAGTCGAGGGATTCAGTACAAAGAGCCAGCCTTGCACATACAGCAAGGACAAGTACTGCAAGCCTGCCCTTTTCAACGCGCTCTTTAGCACTGCATCTTTCTTGCTGGGAGCGATCACCTCTTTGGTCTCTGGTTACCTTGGAATGAAGATCGCCACATTTGCCAATGCCAGAACTACCCTGGAAGCAAGGAAGGGTGTTGGGAAGGCATTTATCATTGCTTTCCGCTCTGGTGCTGTTATGGGCTTCTTGCTGGCATCAAGTGGTCTTGTGGTTCTTTACATCGCCATTAATGTATTTAAGTTGTATTATGGTGATGACTGGGAAGGTCTTTTTGAGTCTATCACTGGTTATGGTCTTGGTGGATCTTCCATGGCTCTCTTCGGAAGGGTTGGTGGAGGTATTTACACTAAGGCTGCTGATGTGGGTGCTGATCTTGTTGGCAAGGTTGAGAGGAACATCCCTGAAGATGATCCCAGGAACCCAGCT GTGATTGCTGACAATGTCGGTGACAATGTTGGTGATATTGCTGGAATGGGATCAGATCTCTTTGGGTCATACGCCGAATCATCCTGTGCTGCTCTTGTTGTTGCATCTATCTCATCTTTTGGAATCAACCATGATTTCACTGGGATGTGCTACCCACTGCTTGTCAGCTCTGTTGGCATCATTGTTTGTTTGATCACCACACTCTTTGCAACTGATTTCTTTGAGATCAAGGCAGTGAAAGAAATTGAACCTGCTCTGAAGAAGCAGCTCATCATCTCCACTGCTTTGATGACTGTTGGTATTGCAATAATCAGCTGGTTGGCCCTTCCAGCAAAGTTCACCATCTTCAATTTTGGTGCTCAGAAGGAAGTTACCAACTG GGGCTTGTTCTTCTGCGTTGCAATTGGTCTGTGGGCTGGTCTGATCATTGGTTTTGTGACAGAGTACTACACTAGCAATGCATACAG CCCTGTGCAAGATGTTGCAGATTCCTGCAGAACTGGTGCTGCCACTAATGTCATATTTGGTCTTGCTCTGGGATACAAATCAGTTATCATCCCAATTTTTGCTATTGCTGTCAGCATCTATGTTAGTTTCTCTATTGCTGCAATGTACGGCATAGCTGTTGCCGCTCTTGGCATGCTAAGCACCATTGCAACAGGCCTTGCCATTGATGCTTATGGTCCTATCAGTGACAATGCTGGTGGTATTGCCGAGATGGCTGGTATGAGCCACAGAATCCGTGAGAGAACTGATGCCCTTGATGCTGCTGGCAACACAACTGCTGCTATTGGGAAG GGTTTTGCCATTGGATCAGCTGCTCTGGTGTCCCTTGCACTTTTTGGTGCCTTCGTCAGCAGAGCTGGAGTGAAGGTTGTTGATGTCCTGTCTCCAAAGGTCTTCATCGGTTTGATTGTTGGAGCCATGCTCCCGTACTGGTTCTCTGCCATGACCATGAAGAGTGTTGGAAGTGCCGCCCTCAAGATGGTTGAGGAGGTTCGGAGGCAATTCAACTCCATTCCTGGGCTAATGGAGGGAACTGGCAAGCCTGACTATGCCACCTGCGTCAAGATCTCCACTGATGCTTCCATCAAGGAGATGATTCCCCCTGGTGCTTTGGTGATGCTCACCCCCCTCATCGTCGGAACTCTCTTTGGTGTGGAGACCCTGTCTGGTGTTCTGGCTGGTGCTCTTGTTTCCGGAGTTCAG ATCGCCATTTCGGCCTCCAACACTGGTGGCGCATGGGATAACGCAAAGAAGTACATTGAG GCTGGTGCCAGTGAGCATGCTCGGACCCTTGGCCCCAAGGGATCAGACTGCCACAAGGCCGCCGTGATCGGTGACACCATTGGAGACCCCCTCAAGGACACATCAGGCCCGTCGCTCAACATCCTCATCAAGCTCATGGCTGTCGAGTCCCTTGTGTTTGCGCCTTTCTTCGCCACACACGGTGGTCTGCTGTTCAAGTGGTTCTAA
- the LOC127777091 gene encoding protein NUCLEAR FUSION DEFECTIVE 4-like, translated as MRGAVAVKAGSRPPWVGLGAAVWVQVAGGASSTFALYSHALKVALAADQRRLALLGVACDVGENLGLLPGVLCNRLHPALLLLIGAAACLLGYGSTWLAVSASGPALPYWLIWFALCLAANSGAWLGTAVLVTNMRNFPLSRGAVAGILKGYAGLSAAVYTVIYTGVLHDSASNFLLFVTLGVPVVCLVTMYFVRPCEPSLVENSSEQVHFLFTQLSSVLLGVYLVAATILDHFVTLTDAVNYVLLVIMVLVLFVPLTVPLKMTLFPSNRRKGQSDSSECSSSSADHDHTESLLPSSSASNLGNIEDDDSMDIDILLAEGEGAIKQKRRRPKRGEDFRFREALLKADFWLLFAVYFIGVGSGVTVLNNLAQVGIAAGVADTTISLALFSFGNFFGRLGGGAVSEYLVRSRTLPRTTLITCTQVMMIIIYLLFALGHHATLHVSVALLGICYGAQFSVMVSTSSELFGLKHFGKIFNFISLGNPLGALLFNSLAGYVYDQEVERQHATTMDTDIACHGPNCFRLTFCVLAGVASLGTLLSIVLTVRIRPVYQMLYAGGSFSQPRSSAH; from the exons atgaggggggcggtggcggtgaaggCGGGGAGCAGGCCGCCGTGGGTGGGGCTAGGGGCGGCGGTGTGGGTGCAGGTGGCGGGCGGAGCCAGCTCCACCTTCGCGCTCTACTCCCACGCCCTCAAggtcgcgctcgccgccgaccagcGCCGCCTCGCGCTGCTCGGGGTCGCCTGCGACGTCGGGGAGAACCTCGGCCTCCTCCCGGGCGTCCTCTGCAACCGCCTCCACCCCGCCCTGCTGCTCCtcatcggcgccgccgcatgCCTCCTCGGCTACGGCTCCACCTGGctcgccgtctccgcctccggccCCGCGCTCCCCTACTGGCTG ATATGGTTTGCCTTATGCCTTGCTGCAAACAGTGGTGCATGGTTGGGGACCGCTGTTTTGGTAACCAATATGAGGAATTTCCCACTCAGTAGAGGTGCCGTCGCTGGCATCCTTAAAGGGTACGCTGGTTTAAGTGCTGCTGTGTACACTGTAATATACACCGGAGTACTTCATGATTCAGCTTCAAACTTTCTGCTTTTTGTCACCCTGGGAGTTCCTGTTGTGTGCCTTGTGACAATGTACTTCGTGCGGCCTTGTGAACCCTCCCTTGTGGAGAACTCTTCGGAGCAAGTGCATTTTCTGTTCACACAACTCTCCAGTGTTCTTCTAGGGGTTTATCTTGTTGCAGCCACGATATTGGATCATTTCGTAACTCTTACTGATGCTGTGAACTATGTTCTGCTTGTCATCATGGTCCTTGTCCTCTTTGTTCCACTTACAGTACCCTTGAAAATGACATTGTTTCCAAGCAACCGAAGAAAAGGGCAATCCGATTCATCAGAgtgctcttcttcttctgctgaTCATGATCATACAGAATCATTACTTCCTTCTTCATCAGCATCAAATCTTGGTAATATAGAAGATGATGATTCCATGGATATTGATATTCTCTTAGCTGAGGGAGAAGGGGCTATAAAGCAGAAGAGAAGAAGACCAAAAAGGGGAGAGGACTTTAGATTTCGTGAAGCACTGCTGAAGGCTGATTTCTGGCTTTTATTTGCAGTGTATTTTATTGGGGTTGGATCTGGAGTCACTGTTCTTAATAATCTGGCACAAGTTGGAATTGCAGCAGGTGTTGCGGATACAACCATATCACTCGCCCTCTTCAGTTTTGGCAATTTCTTTGGCCGTTTAGGAGGTGGTGCTGTTTCTGAGTATCTTGTCAG GTCAAGGACCCTTCCACGGACAACATTGATTACATGCACCCAAGTCATGATGATAATTATATACCTGCTCTTTGCATTGGGCCACCATGCCACACTTCATGTCTCTGTTGCTTTACTTGGTATTTGTTATGGTGCCCAGTTCTCAGTGATGGTGTCAACTTCATCTGagttgtttggattgaagcaCTTCGGAAAGATTTTCAATTTCATCTCCTTGGGGAACCCACTTGGCGCACTCTTGTTTAACAGTCTCGCGGGGTATGTTTACGACCAGGAAGTGGAGAGACAGCATGCCACAACAATGGACACTGACATTGCATGCCATGGCCCTAATTGTTTCAGACTTACATTTTGCGTTCTAGCTGGAGTGGCTAGCTTGGGTACATTGCTGAGCATTGTTTTGACAGTGAGAATCCGACCAGTATATCAGATGCTCTATGCTGGTGGATCCTTCAGCCAGCCGAGGAGCTCTGCTCACTGA
- the LOC127777931 gene encoding heparanase-like protein 3 isoform X2, with the protein MEMRRFLGGLCFLALLRLGGAAEAVVGVAGVDGRRAIAATDEDFVCATMDWWPPDKCDYGTCSWGLASLLNLDLSNKILLNAIRAFSPLKLRLGGSLQDKLVYGTGDGGGPCAPFVKNTSEMFGFTQGCLPLHRWDELNAFFQKSGARIVFGLNALNGRVPLPDGSMGGPWDYTNAASLIRYTASKGYKIHGWELGNELSGSGVGTKVGADQYAADVIALKSLVDTIYQGNPSKPLVLAPGGFFDAGWFTEVIVKTRPNLLNVVTHHIYNLGPGVDTHLIEKILNPSYLDGMVSTFSNLQGILKSAGTSAVAWVGESGGAYNSGRHLVTDSFVFLDQLGMSAKYDTKSYCRQSLIGGNYGLLNKETFQPNPDYYSALLWHRLMGTKVLSATFNGTNMIRAYAHCAKDSPGITLLLINLSGNTTSQVSVTSEGAHANTVKKHSRKTRHLAAGSMREEYHLTAKDGSLQSQVMLLNGRALVADENGEIPRLEPVKVDAAQPIAVAPYSIVFAHIHNFPAPACS; encoded by the exons ATGGAGATGAGGCGGTTTCTTGGTGGGCTATGCTTCTTGGCTCTGCTGCGGCtgggcggcgccgcggaggcggtggtCGGGGTCGCCGGCGTTGACGGGCGGcgcgccattgccgccaccgACGAGGACTTCGTGTGCGCGACGATGGACTGGTGGCCGCCGGACAAGTGCGACTACGGCACCTGCAGCTGGggcctcgcctccctcctcaaCCTG GATCTCTCCAACAAAATCTTGCTCAATGCCATTCGAG cctTCTCGCCGTTGAAGCTGCGGCTGGGCGGGTCGCTGCAGGACAAGCTGGTGTAcggcaccggcgacggcggagggccGTGCGCGCCGTTCGTCAAGAACACGTCGGAGATGTTCGGCTTCACGCAGGGATGCCTGCCTCTCCACCGGTGGGACGAGCTCAACGCCTTCTTCCAAAAATCCGG CGCGAGAATCGTGTTCGGGCTGAACGCTCTCAACGGCCGGGTTCCGTTGCCGGATGGGTCGATGGGAGGGCCATGGGATTACACCAATGCTGCATCGCTGATTCGTTACACCGCGAGCAAGGGTTACAAAATTCATGGATGGGAGCTTG GAAATGAACTCAGTGGCAGTGGAGTTGGAACAAAAGTTGGGGCTGACCAATATGCTGCAGATGTGATTGCACTGAAATCACTAGTTGACACTATCTACCAAGGCAATCCATCAAAGCCACTTGTTCTTGCTCCTGGAGGTTTCTTTGATGCAGGCTGGTTTACTGAAGTTATAGTCAAAACCAGGCCAAACCTACTGAATGTGGTCACCCATCACATCTACAACTTAGGGCCAG GAGTGGACACACATCTGATTGAGAAGATCCTGAATCCATCTTATCTTGATGGAATGGTGAGCACATTCAGCAATCTTCAGGGGATACTGAAATCTGCCGGGACTTCGGCTGTCGCATGGGTCGGAGAGTCCGGAGGCGCGTACAACAGCGGCCGCCATCTTGTTACCGATTCATTTGT GTTTTTGGATCAGCTTGGGATGTCAGCAAAGTATGACACGAAGAGTTACTGCAGACAAAGTTTGATTGGTGGCAACTATGGCCTGCTAAACAAAGAAACATTCCAACCAAATCCTGACTATTACAG CGCTCTACTATGGCATCGCCTCATGGGAACCAAAGTTCTATCTGCAACATTCAATGGCACCAACATGATTCGCGCTTATGCGCATTGCGCAAAAGATTCT CCAGGAATAACACTACTGCTGATCAACCTCAGTGGCAACACCACAAGCCAAGTTTCAGTGACAAGTGAAGGTGCTCATGCAAACACTGTGAAGAAGCATAGCAGAAAGACCAGGCATCTTGCAGCTGGATCAATGAGAGAAGAATACCATCTTACTGCCAAAGATGGCAGCTTGCAGAGCCAAGTGATGCTGCTGAATGGCAGGGCATTGGTTGCTGATGAAAATGGGGAAATCCCTAGGCTGGAGCCTGTCAAAGTGGATGCAGCACAGCCAATAGCTGTGGCTCCTTACTCCATTGTGTTTGCTCACATACACAATTTCCCTGCCCCTGCATGTAGTTAG